A DNA window from Streptomyces parvus contains the following coding sequences:
- a CDS encoding ABC transporter ATP-binding protein, which produces MKKAIAVSGLRKSFGPTHALTGLDLDVQAGEVHGFLGPNGAGKSTTIRVLLGLLRADSGGIQLLGKDPWKDAVELHRRLAYVPGDVELWPGLTGGEAIDLLAKLRGGLDRRRRDELIDRFDLDPLKKGRAYSKGNRQKVAIVAALASDAELLLLDEPTAGLDPLMEVVFQDVILQAKAAGKTVLLSSHILAQVEKLCDRVSIVRQGRTVQSGTLGEMRHLTRTTVEAETERPVTGLDALPGVHGLRATGPRVHFAVDGAHLDAAIRRLGEFGIRSLTSHPPTLEELMLRHYGDELASSASGGVAR; this is translated from the coding sequence ATGAAGAAGGCCATCGCCGTCTCCGGACTCCGCAAGTCGTTCGGCCCGACACACGCCCTCACCGGCCTCGACCTCGACGTGCAGGCCGGCGAGGTCCACGGCTTCCTCGGACCCAACGGGGCGGGCAAATCCACCACGATCCGCGTCCTGCTGGGGCTGCTGCGCGCCGACTCCGGAGGCATCCAGCTCCTCGGCAAGGACCCGTGGAAGGACGCGGTCGAACTGCACCGGCGGCTCGCCTACGTCCCCGGGGACGTAGAGCTGTGGCCGGGCCTCACCGGAGGCGAGGCCATCGATCTGCTGGCGAAGCTGCGCGGCGGACTCGACCGGCGGCGGCGCGACGAACTCATCGACCGGTTCGACCTCGACCCGCTCAAGAAGGGCCGCGCCTACTCCAAGGGCAACCGGCAGAAGGTCGCCATCGTCGCCGCGCTCGCCTCCGACGCCGAACTGCTCCTCCTCGACGAGCCCACGGCGGGCCTCGACCCCCTGATGGAGGTCGTCTTCCAGGACGTCATCCTCCAGGCGAAAGCGGCGGGGAAGACCGTGCTGCTCTCCAGCCACATCCTGGCCCAGGTCGAAAAGCTGTGCGACCGTGTCAGCATCGTCCGCCAAGGCCGCACCGTGCAGTCGGGCACGCTCGGCGAGATGCGCCACCTCACGCGGACGACCGTCGAGGCCGAGACCGAACGTCCGGTCACCGGACTCGACGCCCTGCCCGGTGTCCACGGACTGAGGGCGACGGGCCCGAGGGTGCACTTCGCCGTGGACGGAGCCCACCTCGACGCGGCGATCCGCAGGCTCGGCGAGTTCGGCATCCGGAGTCTGACCAGCCACCCGCCGACGCTCGAAGAGCTGATGCTGCGCCATTACGGCGACGAACTCGCCTCGTCCGCCTCGGGAGGCGTTGCCCGATGA
- a CDS encoding HAMP domain-containing sensor histidine kinase, translating to MTDLLLMALFAFLGAAAAGLLGAGALRLLRHRSLVVSLSVVAGVAVAAMLAGTLSVAWAMFLSPHDLYVVTTVVAMAALISLATAVLLGRWVAAQSRELTLATRSFGDRGTFAAPAGQPTAELAALARELAATSAKLDSSRERERALETSRRELVAWISHDLRTPLAGLRAMAEALEDGMAADSGRYLRQMRTEVERMNSMVGDLFELSRIQAGSLTLAPARISLYDLVGDALAGADPLAREHGVRLVGDRVDEVPVEVDGKEMSRVLGNLLVNAIRRTPPDGTVAVAAHRSDRGVVLSVTDSCGGIPEEDLPRVFDTGWRGSHARTPPAGAGLGLAIVRGIVEAHAGRAEVRNVQGGCCFSVTLPTA from the coding sequence GTGACCGACCTCCTGCTCATGGCGCTCTTCGCCTTCCTCGGAGCGGCGGCCGCCGGGCTCCTCGGCGCAGGTGCCCTGCGCCTCCTGCGGCACCGTTCGCTGGTGGTCTCGCTGAGCGTCGTCGCGGGGGTGGCCGTGGCGGCGATGCTCGCCGGGACGCTGTCGGTCGCCTGGGCGATGTTCCTCTCGCCCCACGACCTCTACGTCGTCACGACCGTTGTCGCGATGGCCGCCCTCATCTCCCTGGCCACCGCGGTCCTGCTGGGCCGCTGGGTGGCCGCCCAGAGCCGTGAACTCACGCTGGCCACCCGGTCGTTCGGCGACCGCGGCACCTTCGCCGCGCCCGCCGGACAGCCCACCGCCGAGCTGGCCGCGCTCGCCCGTGAACTGGCCGCCACGAGCGCGAAACTCGACAGCTCGCGGGAGCGGGAACGCGCGCTGGAGACCTCGCGACGCGAACTCGTCGCGTGGATCTCGCACGATCTGCGTACCCCGCTCGCCGGACTCCGCGCGATGGCCGAGGCGCTGGAGGACGGCATGGCCGCCGACTCCGGACGCTACCTGCGGCAGATGAGGACCGAGGTCGAGCGGATGAACTCCATGGTCGGCGACCTCTTCGAACTCTCCCGGATCCAGGCCGGCTCACTCACCCTGGCACCGGCCCGGATCTCCCTCTACGACCTGGTCGGCGACGCGCTGGCCGGGGCCGACCCGCTCGCCCGGGAGCACGGGGTGCGGCTGGTCGGCGACCGGGTCGACGAGGTACCGGTGGAGGTCGACGGCAAGGAGATGAGCCGGGTCCTCGGCAACCTCCTGGTCAACGCCATCCGCCGCACCCCGCCCGACGGCACCGTGGCCGTCGCCGCGCACCGCTCGGACAGGGGTGTCGTGCTGTCGGTGACCGACAGCTGCGGCGGCATCCCGGAGGAGGACCTGCCCCGGGTCTTCGACACCGGCTGGCGCGGCAGCCATGCCCGCACCCCGCCCGCCGGGGCCGGCCTCGGGCTCGCCATCGTGCGCGGCATCGTCGAGGCCCACGCCGGACGGGCCGAGGTCCGCAACGTCCAGGGCGGCTGCTGCTTCTCGGTCACGCTCCCGACAGCGTGA
- a CDS encoding response regulator transcription factor, with the protein MENTPPARGRILVVEDDPTVAEVVVGYLHRAGYAVERAADGPAALGRFAAVRPDLVVLDLMLPALDGFEVCRRMREHGPVPVIMLTARGDEEDRILGLETGADDYVTKPFSPRELVLRVDSVLRRARAALPADEAGVLSGGGLRLDPAARRAYRDGHVLPLTLREFDLLAFLLRHPGKAFAREELMREVWGWDFGDLSTVTVHIRRLRGKVEQDPARPRLIRTVWGVGYRLDLDAEGAEVAAEVEGTRAGGHHGGADPGRTGPGPAAVRGTPPTGGGSL; encoded by the coding sequence ATGGAGAACACCCCGCCGGCCCGCGGTCGGATCCTCGTCGTGGAGGACGACCCGACCGTCGCCGAAGTCGTCGTCGGCTATCTGCACCGTGCCGGTTACGCCGTCGAGCGGGCCGCCGACGGGCCCGCCGCTCTGGGGCGGTTCGCGGCAGTCCGGCCCGACCTCGTCGTCCTGGACCTGATGCTCCCCGCCCTGGACGGATTCGAGGTCTGCCGCCGGATGCGGGAGCACGGGCCGGTCCCCGTCATCATGCTCACCGCCCGCGGAGACGAGGAGGACCGCATCCTGGGCCTGGAGACCGGCGCCGACGACTACGTCACCAAGCCGTTCAGTCCGCGCGAGCTGGTCCTGCGGGTCGACTCCGTGCTGCGCCGCGCCCGGGCGGCCCTACCGGCGGACGAGGCCGGTGTGCTGTCGGGCGGCGGTCTGCGCCTCGACCCCGCGGCCCGGCGGGCCTACCGCGACGGGCACGTACTCCCCCTGACGCTGAGGGAGTTCGACCTGCTCGCCTTCCTTCTCCGGCACCCCGGAAAGGCGTTCGCGCGGGAGGAGCTGATGCGGGAGGTCTGGGGGTGGGACTTCGGCGACCTCTCGACGGTCACCGTCCACATCCGCAGGCTGCGCGGCAAGGTCGAGCAGGACCCGGCCCGCCCCCGGCTGATCCGCACGGTGTGGGGCGTCGGGTACCGCCTGGACCTGGACGCGGAGGGTGCGGAAGTGGCGGCGGAGGTCGAAGGGACCCGGGCCGGGGGGCACCACGGCGGAGCGGACCCGGGCCGTACGGGACCCGGCCCGGCCGCCGTCCGCGGCACGCCCCCGACCGGAGGCGGGTCGCTGTGA
- a CDS encoding lysine N(6)-hydroxylase/L-ornithine N(5)-oxygenase family protein: MSQVLPGDTPLVHDLIGIGFGPSNVAMAIALSEHNSKVGRQDSVTAHFFEQQSSFGWHRGMLIDDATMQVSFLKDLVTLRNPASEFSFLCYLQSRGRLIDFINHKNLFPLRVEFHDYFEWAAAKVDDLVSYGHEVVAVTPFVHDGTVEYLDVTVRSAEGLSVHRARNLVIGTGLRPLMPDGVERGDRVWHNSDLLRKVEGLEGDSPSRFVVVGAGQSAAENVAYLHRRFPDAEVCAVFSRYGYSPADDSSFANRIFDPDAVDDFFAAPEEVKNRLMAYHGNTNYSVVDIDLIDDLYRQMYREKVLGTERLRFLNVSRVTGVVEKPEGVRATVRSLVTDEESELDADVVVFATGYSPADPLGLLGQVGEHCLRDEAGRVRVQRDYRISTEPALRCGIYLQGGTEHTHGITTSLLSNTAIRVGEILDSLLDRRVKSTSDESRPVVEVAEGAGG, encoded by the coding sequence ATGTCACAGGTTCTTCCTGGCGACACACCACTGGTCCACGACCTCATCGGCATCGGCTTCGGCCCGTCCAATGTGGCCATGGCGATCGCGCTGAGCGAGCACAACAGCAAAGTCGGCAGGCAGGATTCGGTCACCGCCCACTTCTTCGAGCAGCAGTCGAGCTTCGGCTGGCACCGCGGCATGCTCATCGACGACGCCACCATGCAGGTCTCCTTCCTCAAGGATCTGGTGACGCTCCGGAACCCGGCCAGCGAATTCAGTTTCCTCTGCTATCTGCAGAGCCGGGGCCGGCTGATCGACTTCATCAACCACAAGAACCTCTTCCCGCTGCGGGTGGAGTTCCACGACTACTTCGAGTGGGCCGCTGCCAAGGTCGACGACCTCGTCTCCTACGGACACGAAGTCGTCGCGGTCACCCCGTTCGTGCACGACGGGACCGTGGAGTACCTGGACGTGACCGTCCGGTCCGCGGAAGGGCTCTCGGTCCACCGCGCCCGCAACCTCGTCATCGGAACCGGCCTGCGTCCCCTCATGCCGGACGGTGTGGAACGCGGCGACCGGGTCTGGCACAACTCCGATCTGCTGCGCAAGGTCGAGGGGCTGGAAGGCGACTCGCCCTCCCGGTTCGTCGTCGTCGGTGCCGGACAGAGCGCCGCCGAGAACGTCGCCTACCTGCACCGCAGGTTCCCCGACGCCGAGGTCTGCGCGGTCTTCTCCCGCTACGGCTACAGCCCCGCCGACGACAGCAGCTTCGCCAACCGGATCTTCGACCCCGACGCGGTCGACGACTTCTTCGCCGCCCCCGAGGAGGTCAAGAACCGGCTGATGGCCTACCACGGCAACACCAACTACTCCGTGGTGGACATCGACCTGATCGACGACCTCTACCGGCAGATGTACCGGGAGAAGGTCCTCGGCACCGAACGGCTGCGCTTCCTCAACGTCTCCCGGGTCACCGGGGTGGTGGAGAAGCCCGAGGGCGTCCGCGCCACCGTGAGATCCCTGGTGACCGACGAGGAGTCAGAACTCGACGCGGATGTCGTGGTGTTCGCCACCGGCTACAGCCCCGCCGATCCGCTCGGCCTCCTCGGTCAGGTCGGCGAGCACTGTCTGCGCGACGAGGCGGGCCGCGTACGCGTGCAGCGCGACTACCGGATCTCGACCGAACCCGCCCTGCGCTGCGGCATCTACCTCCAGGGCGGTACGGAGCACACGCACGGCATCACCACGTCGCTGCTCTCCAACACCGCGATACGGGTCGGCGAGATCCTGGACTCGCTGCTCGACCGGCGGGTCAAATCCACCTCCGACGAGTCCCGGCCCGTGGTCGAGGTCGCCGAGGGCGCAGGCGGCTAG
- a CDS encoding NAD(P)-dependent oxidoreductase, which yields MRVLVTGGAGFIGSHVVAALAAAGHESVVLDALLPSAHPGGTPPRLPGDRPAVGDVRDREAVADALAGVDAVCHQAAMVGLGKDFADAPLYVGCNDLGTAVLLAEMAAAGVRDLVLAGSMVVYGEGRYDCPRHGTVRPGPRAEADLRAGDFEPRCPHCGAELTPGLVAEDAPADPRNVYASTKLAQEHLAAAWARATGGRAVSLRYHNVYGPGMPRDTPYAGVASFFRSALARGEAPRVFEDGGQRRDFIHVHDVAAANAVALEAVREREPASFAAYNTGSGEPHTIGEMAAVLAGAHGGPDPVVTGEYRLGDVRHVTADSQALREELGWRPRVSFAEGMEDFAAAPLRDARGGGRESRSRREESAVTLSGA from the coding sequence ATGCGCGTACTGGTCACCGGCGGAGCCGGGTTCATCGGGTCACATGTCGTCGCCGCCCTCGCCGCGGCCGGGCACGAGAGCGTGGTGCTGGATGCCCTGCTGCCCTCGGCCCATCCCGGTGGCACGCCGCCCCGGCTGCCGGGCGACCGGCCTGCCGTCGGCGACGTCCGGGACCGGGAGGCGGTGGCGGACGCGCTGGCCGGGGTGGACGCGGTGTGCCACCAGGCGGCCATGGTCGGCCTCGGCAAGGACTTCGCGGACGCGCCGCTGTACGTGGGGTGCAACGACCTCGGCACGGCGGTGCTGCTGGCGGAGATGGCCGCGGCCGGGGTCCGGGACCTGGTGCTGGCCGGATCGATGGTGGTCTACGGCGAGGGGCGCTACGACTGCCCCCGGCACGGCACGGTCCGCCCCGGGCCGCGCGCGGAGGCCGATCTGCGAGCGGGTGACTTCGAGCCCCGCTGCCCGCACTGCGGCGCGGAACTGACGCCCGGCCTGGTGGCCGAGGACGCGCCGGCGGACCCGCGCAATGTGTACGCGTCGACCAAGCTGGCCCAGGAGCACCTGGCCGCCGCGTGGGCGCGAGCCACCGGCGGCCGGGCGGTGTCCCTGCGCTACCACAACGTGTACGGGCCGGGGATGCCGCGCGACACCCCGTACGCCGGTGTCGCCTCGTTCTTCCGCTCGGCCCTGGCGCGGGGTGAAGCCCCCCGGGTCTTCGAGGACGGGGGCCAGCGGCGCGACTTCATCCATGTCCACGATGTGGCGGCGGCCAACGCGGTGGCCCTGGAGGCGGTGCGGGAACGCGAGCCCGCGTCCTTCGCCGCGTACAACACCGGGAGCGGCGAACCGCACACCATCGGCGAGATGGCCGCCGTGCTGGCCGGCGCGCACGGTGGTCCCGACCCGGTGGTGACCGGGGAGTACCGCCTCGGCGACGTACGTCATGTCACGGCGGACTCGCAGGCACTGCGCGAGGAGCTGGGCTGGCGGCCCCGGGTGTCCTTCGCCGAGGGGATGGAGGACTTCGCCGCGGCCCCGCTGCGCGATGCGCGGGGCGGGGGGCGGGAGAGCCGCAGCCGCCGCGAGGAGAGCGCCGTCACGCTGTCGGGAGCGTGA
- a CDS encoding DUF2064 domain-containing protein yields MSVYGPVGPTELLVIAKEPVAGRVKTRLCPPFSPAEAAQLAAAALADTLETLLTLPARRRVLVLDGRPGPWAPPGFEVVPQSAGGLDERLAAAFGGCTGPALLVGMDTPQLTAGLLAPALVPEAWDGCGAWFGPAEDGGFWALGLAEPDPALLRGVPMSLPETGAVQRRRLVEAGLVVRDLPVLVDVDTAADAHRVASAAPGGRFAAVLDRLTGAGVR; encoded by the coding sequence ATGAGCGTGTACGGGCCCGTCGGGCCGACGGAATTGCTGGTCATCGCGAAGGAGCCGGTGGCCGGACGGGTCAAGACCCGGCTCTGCCCGCCCTTCTCCCCCGCCGAAGCCGCCCAGCTGGCCGCCGCGGCCCTCGCGGACACGCTGGAGACCCTGCTCACCCTTCCCGCCCGGCGGCGGGTCCTGGTGCTCGACGGGCGGCCCGGCCCCTGGGCGCCCCCGGGGTTCGAGGTGGTGCCGCAGAGCGCGGGCGGTCTGGACGAACGCCTGGCGGCGGCCTTCGGCGGGTGTACCGGGCCTGCCCTCCTGGTCGGTATGGACACCCCGCAGCTGACGGCCGGTCTGCTCGCCCCCGCTCTCGTGCCGGAGGCCTGGGACGGCTGCGGGGCCTGGTTCGGTCCGGCCGAGGACGGTGGGTTCTGGGCCCTGGGTCTGGCGGAGCCCGACCCGGCGCTGCTGCGCGGGGTGCCGATGTCCCTCCCGGAGACCGGTGCGGTGCAGCGGCGCAGGCTGGTGGAGGCCGGGCTCGTCGTGCGCGATCTGCCGGTACTGGTCGATGTGGACACCGCGGCCGACGCCCACCGGGTCGCGTCCGCCGCGCCGGGCGGCCGGTTCGCCGCGGTGCTGGACCGGCTGACCGGGGCGGGGGTGCGATGA
- a CDS encoding ABC transporter permease, with product MTGVATPLDTSGRSTSARIQAAALTGTGTLLRFNLRRDRVRMSVWLLALALGTLATAAEYRTLYSTPEERAAAVSSMDSPAALAMTGPRSYLSDYTAGAMLGHQMLGFMAVLVGLMSVLIVTRHTRDEEETGRAELLRSTVVGHHAHLAAALAVAVVANLGLALLLALGLTATGIDDIGPGGALLYGLAHAAIGLVFAGVAAITAQLTAHTRGASGLALAAIGVAYVLRASGDVGNDALSWLSPIGWVQRTHVFVDDRWWPLALCLLLAAATASYGFVLSTRRDVGAGLRPARLGRRTASDALARPFGFALRLHRATLLGFAAGLCLMGVMYGSILGEAADMVKNVEQLQEVLESLGGATVAESFASMVMVVVAVAAAVYVVMAALRPRAEENAGRAEPLLATGLSRNRWLGSHIAVALAGGTAVLVLAGLCFGASGAASAGDGSLVLELTGAAAAYAPALWVTVGVAVLLFGWFPRAGAAAWIVPVYAFLVGYLGPILQLPDRLTNLSPFGHVPQLPAAPLAWTPLLALTAVAAGLIALGLAGFRRRDLDTK from the coding sequence ATGACCGGTGTCGCCACACCCCTCGACACCTCCGGAAGGTCCACGTCCGCCAGGATCCAGGCCGCCGCCCTCACCGGCACCGGGACCCTTCTCCGGTTCAACCTGCGGCGCGACCGCGTCCGCATGTCCGTATGGCTGCTCGCCCTCGCCCTGGGCACCCTGGCCACGGCGGCCGAGTACAGGACGCTGTACTCCACCCCCGAGGAGCGCGCCGCGGCCGTCAGCTCCATGGACAGCCCCGCCGCGCTCGCCATGACCGGCCCCCGCTCCTATCTCTCGGACTACACCGCGGGCGCGATGCTCGGCCACCAGATGCTCGGCTTCATGGCCGTCCTGGTCGGACTGATGAGCGTCCTGATCGTCACCCGGCACACCCGCGACGAGGAAGAGACCGGCCGCGCCGAACTGCTGCGCTCCACCGTCGTCGGCCACCACGCCCACCTCGCCGCCGCCCTGGCGGTCGCCGTCGTGGCCAACCTCGGCCTCGCCCTGCTGCTGGCCCTGGGCCTCACCGCGACGGGCATCGACGACATCGGCCCGGGCGGGGCGCTGCTGTACGGCCTCGCGCACGCCGCGATCGGGCTCGTCTTCGCCGGTGTCGCCGCGATCACCGCGCAGCTCACGGCGCACACCCGGGGCGCCTCGGGCCTGGCGCTCGCGGCGATCGGCGTGGCCTACGTGCTGCGGGCCTCCGGCGACGTGGGCAACGACGCCCTGTCCTGGCTGAGCCCGATCGGCTGGGTCCAGCGCACCCACGTCTTCGTCGATGACCGGTGGTGGCCGCTCGCCCTCTGCCTCCTCCTCGCTGCCGCGACCGCCTCCTACGGCTTCGTCCTGAGCACCCGGCGCGATGTCGGCGCGGGCCTGCGCCCCGCGCGGCTCGGCCGGCGTACGGCGTCCGACGCACTCGCCCGGCCCTTCGGCTTCGCCCTGCGACTGCACCGGGCGACCCTGCTCGGCTTCGCCGCCGGGCTGTGTCTGATGGGCGTCATGTACGGCTCGATCCTCGGCGAGGCCGCCGACATGGTGAAGAACGTCGAGCAGCTCCAGGAGGTGCTGGAGAGCCTCGGCGGCGCCACCGTGGCCGAGTCGTTCGCGTCCATGGTGATGGTCGTCGTCGCGGTCGCCGCCGCCGTGTACGTGGTGATGGCCGCGCTGCGACCGCGTGCCGAGGAGAACGCCGGCCGCGCCGAACCGCTCCTGGCCACCGGCCTCTCCCGGAACCGCTGGCTCGGCAGCCATATCGCCGTCGCTCTGGCCGGCGGCACGGCAGTGCTGGTCCTGGCCGGGCTGTGCTTCGGCGCCTCGGGCGCGGCGTCGGCAGGGGACGGGAGCCTGGTCCTCGAACTGACCGGGGCGGCGGCCGCGTACGCCCCGGCCCTGTGGGTCACCGTCGGCGTGGCCGTCCTGCTCTTCGGCTGGTTCCCGCGGGCGGGGGCGGCGGCCTGGATCGTGCCCGTGTACGCGTTCCTCGTCGGATACCTGGGGCCCATCCTCCAGCTCCCGGACCGGCTGACGAACCTGTCGCCCTTCGGCCATGTGCCCCAGCTCCCGGCCGCCCCCCTGGCCTGGACCCCCTTGCTCGCCCTGACCGCCGTCGCGGCCGGACTGATCGCACTGGGACTGGCGGGCTTCCGCCGCCGGGATCTGGACACGAAGTGA
- a CDS encoding glycosyltransferase family 2 protein: MTDSSATPPCPSAPHTGLPEADIVLPCLDEAAALPWVLDRVPDGWRAIVVDNGSIDGSAELARSLGAKVVTEDRRGFGAAAHAGLLAAEAEFVCFCDCDGSLDPALLAGFVRRIADGECDLLLGRRRPEGRGAWPPHARAGNMALSRMLRRRTGLRLSDLGPLRAARRADLLALDLTDRRSGYPLQMVVRASDAGLRVAESDVPYRLRTGKSKVTGTWRGTWHAVRDMRGVLREPPADRAPVRAARAGAGAGR; this comes from the coding sequence GTGACTGATTCCTCTGCCACCCCTCCATGTCCGTCCGCCCCGCATACCGGTCTCCCGGAGGCCGACATCGTTCTGCCCTGCCTCGACGAGGCCGCCGCTCTGCCCTGGGTCCTCGATCGCGTCCCCGACGGCTGGCGCGCGATCGTGGTCGACAACGGCTCGATCGACGGTTCGGCCGAGCTCGCCCGGTCCCTGGGCGCGAAGGTCGTCACGGAGGACCGGCGAGGGTTCGGTGCGGCCGCTCACGCCGGGCTGCTCGCCGCCGAGGCCGAGTTCGTCTGCTTCTGCGACTGCGACGGCTCGCTGGATCCCGCGCTGCTGGCCGGCTTCGTGCGGCGGATCGCGGACGGCGAATGCGACCTGCTGCTCGGCCGCCGCCGGCCCGAGGGGCGGGGCGCCTGGCCGCCGCACGCGCGCGCCGGCAATATGGCGCTGTCCCGGATGCTGCGTCGCCGCACCGGCCTGCGCCTGTCCGACCTCGGCCCGCTCCGTGCGGCCCGCCGGGCCGATCTGCTGGCCCTGGACCTCACCGACCGGCGCAGCGGCTACCCGCTCCAGATGGTGGTCCGGGCCTCGGATGCCGGGCTGCGGGTCGCCGAGAGCGATGTCCCCTACCGGCTGCGGACCGGGAAGTCGAAGGTGACCGGCACCTGGCGCGGGACCTGGCACGCGGTGCGCGACATGCGGGGGGTCCTGCGCGAGCCCCCGGCGGACCGCGCGCCCGTCCGGGCCGCGCGCGCGGGGGCAGGGGCCGGGCGATGA
- a CDS encoding bifunctional 2-polyprenyl-6-hydroxyphenol methylase/3-demethylubiquinol 3-O-methyltransferase UbiG, translated as MSTTVPSSKAGAPASTEPPEAVASVGTGTGPAPPRTAPWAADPYANALRTGRGPLFLRRSDGWLLPLEVERWCSDAGSADLSALHRCEGPVLDIGCGPGRLVAELASLGHRALGIDVSETAVARTRGLGGAALLRSVFDPLPGEGRWGTLLLLDGNIGIGGDPAALLDRAADLLGADGLLIAETAPVDVDERVRVRLDDGRGGPETSTAAREAAPEPFPWARIGTAALLRHAGAGGWRTADQWGAEGRTFVSLRRPVRERSARTSSQSAESANSAPVISSQLPK; from the coding sequence ATGAGTACGACCGTGCCCTCGTCCAAAGCCGGCGCCCCGGCCTCCACGGAGCCTCCCGAGGCGGTGGCTTCCGTCGGCACCGGGACGGGTCCGGCCCCGCCCCGCACCGCCCCTTGGGCCGCCGACCCGTACGCCAACGCCCTGCGCACCGGCCGCGGCCCCCTGTTCCTGCGCCGCAGCGACGGCTGGCTGCTGCCCCTGGAAGTGGAGCGCTGGTGCTCCGACGCGGGCTCCGCCGACCTGTCGGCGCTGCACCGGTGCGAGGGGCCCGTGCTGGACATCGGCTGCGGGCCGGGGCGGCTGGTCGCCGAGCTGGCCTCGCTCGGGCACCGGGCACTGGGCATCGACGTCAGCGAAACGGCGGTGGCCCGTACGCGCGGTCTCGGCGGTGCGGCTCTGCTCCGCAGCGTCTTCGACCCGCTGCCCGGGGAGGGCCGTTGGGGCACGCTTCTGCTCCTCGACGGCAACATCGGCATCGGCGGCGACCCGGCCGCGCTGCTGGACCGGGCGGCCGATCTCCTCGGCGCCGACGGGCTGCTGATCGCCGAGACCGCCCCCGTCGACGTGGACGAACGGGTCCGGGTCCGGCTCGACGACGGCCGGGGCGGACCGGAGACAAGTACCGCCGCCCGCGAGGCCGCCCCCGAGCCGTTTCCCTGGGCGCGTATCGGAACAGCGGCCCTGCTGCGGCACGCCGGCGCGGGCGGCTGGCGTACGGCCGATCAGTGGGGCGCGGAGGGGCGGACGTTCGTGTCGCTGCGCCGTCCCGTACGGGAGCGGAGCGCCCGGACCAGCAGCCAGAGCGCGGAGAGCGCGAACAGCGCGCCGGTGATCAGCAGCCAGTTGCCGAAGTAG
- a CDS encoding molybdopterin-dependent oxidoreductase → MPERRRTRSLPGSLRALRTPADPGFWRSPVRGARFTAVLGVVLLVGLTLLFVTGLLSYAAYNPDLNRVNDKTPGRGLLGFYLFSWPTGPHWLYRLTQGLHVTVGIVLVPVLLAKLWSVVPRLFALPPARSVGHALERISLLLLVGGALFQFLTGLLNIQLDYLFPGSFYTLHFYGAWVFLAGFVTHTALKAPQAVRVLRNGVPRGERDTLAAPDPLPATLSRRGALAMVGAGSLLLLITSAGRSFDGPLRRIALLTPRGGTDPGPGPNAFQINKTAAAVRITPADTGERWRLTVRGPAGEFRFSRAELLAMDQHTAALPIACVEGWSTSDQQWRGVRLADLAALAGYPDRPPGVFVESLQRSGSFRKAALRDNQVRDGRSLLALEVNGAPLSPDHGYPARIIVPAAPGVLNTKWVETLTFGEL, encoded by the coding sequence ATGCCCGAACGCCGCCGAACCCGCTCCCTGCCCGGTTCTCTTCGCGCCCTGCGTACGCCCGCCGATCCGGGATTCTGGCGCAGCCCCGTCCGAGGGGCGCGCTTCACCGCCGTGCTCGGCGTCGTCCTGCTCGTCGGCCTGACCCTGCTGTTCGTCACCGGTCTGCTCTCGTACGCCGCTTACAACCCGGACCTGAACCGGGTCAACGACAAGACACCGGGCAGGGGCCTGCTGGGCTTCTACCTGTTCTCGTGGCCGACCGGCCCGCACTGGCTCTACCGGCTGACCCAGGGGCTGCACGTCACCGTCGGTATCGTGCTCGTGCCCGTCCTGCTCGCGAAGCTCTGGTCGGTGGTGCCCCGGCTCTTCGCACTGCCGCCCGCCCGTTCCGTGGGCCACGCCCTGGAACGGATCTCGCTGCTGCTGCTCGTGGGCGGGGCGCTGTTCCAGTTCCTCACCGGACTGCTCAACATCCAGCTGGACTACCTCTTCCCCGGGTCCTTCTACACCCTGCACTTCTACGGCGCCTGGGTCTTCCTGGCCGGGTTCGTCACCCATACGGCTCTCAAGGCTCCCCAGGCCGTACGGGTGTTGCGCAACGGTGTCCCGCGCGGCGAGCGGGACACCCTCGCCGCCCCCGACCCGCTCCCCGCGACCCTGTCCCGGCGCGGCGCGCTGGCCATGGTGGGGGCCGGTTCGCTCCTGCTGCTGATCACCTCGGCGGGCCGGAGCTTCGACGGGCCGTTGCGCCGCATCGCGCTTCTCACCCCGCGCGGCGGCACCGACCCGGGCCCGGGGCCGAACGCCTTCCAGATCAACAAGACCGCCGCCGCCGTACGGATCACGCCCGCCGACACCGGGGAGCGCTGGCGGCTGACGGTACGAGGGCCGGCCGGGGAGTTCCGCTTCTCCCGGGCCGAACTGCTGGCCATGGACCAGCACACCGCGGCGCTCCCGATCGCCTGCGTGGAGGGCTGGTCGACCTCCGACCAGCAGTGGCGCGGGGTGCGGCTCGCCGATCTGGCGGCGCTCGCCGGGTACCCGGACCGGCCGCCGGGCGTGTTCGTCGAGTCGCTCCAGCGCAGCGGTTCCTTCCGCAAGGCCGCGCTGCGCGACAACCAGGTCCGTGACGGCCGCTCGCTGCTCGCGCTGGAGGTTAACGGTGCCCCGCTGTCGCCCGACCACGGCTACCCGGCCCGGATCATCGTCCCTGCCGCGCCCGGGGTGCTGAACACCAAGTGGGTCGAGACCCTGACGTTCGGAGAGCTGTGA